A window of Synechococcus sp. WH 8109 genomic DNA:
ATGTGCTGCTGTTGCAGGCACCGATCGACTCCATCCGCGGCCTGCAGGCCAGCAACGACCTGTTGGTGCTGGATCGACTGGAGGATGACCTGCCCACAGTGCGGCGCAAGCCCGTGGCCGTCAGCATCGCCCTGGCGATGCTTCTCCTGCCGACGCTCACCCCCATTCCCCTGGTAGCGGCGGTGCTGTTGGCCATGGTGAGCGTGGTAGCCACCGGCTGTCTGCGCCTCGGCGAATTGCAGCGCTCAATTAGGCTGGACGTGATCCTGTTACTGGGATCCCTCACCAGTTTCAGCGTTGCCATGCAGAGCACGGGCCTCGCAGATGCCCTCGCCCTGGTACTCCAGCAGGGGCTGGCGGGCTGGCCGAGCTATGCCGCTTTGATGGTGGTCTTCATCGGCACCACGCTGTTGACCCAGGTGATGAGCAATGCCGCCTCGGTGGCCCTGCTGGCGCCTGTCGCGGTGCAACTGGCCCCATCCCTGCAGTTGTCTCCCACCGCATTGCTGATCACAGTGTTGTTCGGTGCGAGTCAATCCTTTCTCACCCCCGTCGGGTACCAGACCAATTTGATGGTGTTCGGTCCAGGCCGTTATCGCTTTCTCGACGTCACCCGCTACGGAATTGGCCTGACGCTGATCATGACCATCATCGTGCCGGCCCTGATCCTCTGGCATTACGGCGGATCCTGAACAACACTGGTCAGATCTCGCATGCTCCTGTGCCGATCGGAAGGGCCATCGAACGCAGCCAGGGCTGGCATCGTCGGCTCACGGTTCCACAGTTCACCGTGGTGACTGGATTGCTAGTGGTGCTGACCGGCACGTTGTTGCTGGCCACTCCGCTGTGCTCCTCAAGCCGCGTGGGGCTATGGGAAGCTCTGTTCACGGCTACATCAGCCATCACCGTGACGGGCCTGTCGATCATCGACATCGGCACCGATCTCACGACCTTCGGCCAGGCGGTGCTAGCCCTAATGATCCTGGCGGGGGGCCTTGGCCTGATGGCCATCACCACGTTTCTTCAGGGCTTTGTGGTGCAGGGAACAGCCCTGCGCCGCCGCCTGGATCGGGGGCAGGCCCTGGATGAATTCGGCGTTGGGGGCGTTGGGCGCACGTTTCGTGGCATTGCCCTGACGGCGACGCTGGTGATCCTGTTGGGGGGTGTGATCCTGTATCACTTCGGCTTCGATGACATCCCCAACCGTGGCGAACGCCTCTGGGCTGCGGTGTTCCACAGCATCTCGGCTTACAACAACGCGGGATTCGGACTCTGGAACGACAGCCTCGAGCGCTACCGCAGCAATGGGGTTGTGAATGCAGTGGTGATGCTGCTGATCGTGGCCGGCGGCCTGGGGTGGCGGGTCACCAGCGATCTGACCACGCAGCTATTGCGCAGACGGCGAAGCCGGCGGCGTCTGAGTCTGCACTCCCGCCTGGTGCTGCGCACCACCCTGCTGTTGATCGTCTTCGGGGCAGGGGGGCTGGCCCTGACGGAATGGTTAAACCAGGGTGAGATCTTCGCGGGCATGCCCTGGTCTGAGCGGTGGCTCACAGCCCTGTTCAAATCCGTCACGGCACGCACAGCCGGCTTCAGCACCGTTCCGCTCTCGCTCGACACCGTCACCGAATCGAGCCTGCTGTTGCTGATGGTGCTGATGTTCATCGGAGCCAGCCCCGGCGGTACCGGTGGTGGGATCAAGACCACCACCGTGGCCGCCTTGATGGCGGCCACCCGTTCCACCCTGCGAGGCCGGGAGGTGGTGGTGATTCGAAACAGAAGCATCAGCGACAAGGTGGTGCTTAGGGCCGTCGGCATCACGGTGGGTTCCCTGCTGTTCGTGATGGCCATGGCGATGCTGATCAGCATCGCCAGCAATGTGAACGGCAAGGATTCATTCACCTTTATGGAAATGCTGTTCACCTGCATCTCCGCTTTTGCCACTGTGGGCCTAGATCTGGGAGTCACCGTTGAACTCCCCCGTTTCGGCCAGGCCGTGCTGATGGTGGGAATGTTTGTGGGACGGTTGGGAATCCTGTTGCTGGTGAGTGCGATCTGGGAAGCGATGACGCAAGAACAACTCCAGATGAATCGCCAGAATCGAGTCGGTTACCCCAGCGAGGATCTGTATGTCTGAGCGTGATCAGCGGGGGAGGCAGCGATGAAGGAGTGGTGGCAATGGAGCCCGGCCCAGGGCAGCGAAAGACTCGGCTTCGCGATCATCGGAGTGGGCCGTTTCGGCATCGCCGTTTGCCGAGAACTGCTTCAGAACGGAGCTGATGTGCTGGCCGTGGACCGCTCAGAGCGGGCGGTGGATGAACTGCGTCAGTTGGAGCCCAGCGTGGAGGCCCGCGTCGTTGACTGCACCGACGAAGAGGCCCTGCGGGAAGCCGGCGTGCTCGACATGGGCACCGTGGTGGTGGCGATCAGTGAACCGATCGAAGCCAGCATCACCGCCACCTTGATCGCCAAAGACAGCGAGGGCAGCCGCGTGCGCCAGGTGATCGCGAGGGCAACGAGCGACCTCCACGAAAAAATGCTGAAGCGGGTAGGGGCCGACCGGGTGATCTTTCCCTCGCGCATGCAGGGGGAGCGCCTAGGCCTTGAGCTGGTGCGCCCGAACCTGATGGAACGGCTGGCCCTGGATGAACAGCACTGCATCGAGGAGATCAAGGTTCCGGAACCGTTTGTGGGGCGCTCGCTGCGGGATCTGAATCTGCGCAAGAACTTCAGGGTGAACGTGCTGGCGGCAGGACCGCAAAGCAGCCTGATGGTGAACCCACCGGCATCCCACGTGCTGGAGGAGGGGCACCTGCTGGTGGTGATGGGACTGGTGGACGACCTGCAACGGCTCCCAAAAAACTGAGCCGATGCACTGCCTCGGGCTGATGAGCGGAACCAGCGCTGACGGTGTTGATGCCGTGCTGGCGAGCTTCGACGGTCCACCCCAGCGTCCTCAGTGGTCACTGCTTCGCCACCACCATCAGCCCTATCCGCTCGAACTGCAGCAGCAGGTGGTGGCTGCCAGCCAGAGCGCACCGATGCCGGCAGCCCTCTGGCTGGAGCTGGCGGAAGCCATCACGGAGGTGCAAGCCGAGGCGGCCCTAGCCTGCGACCCCGATGCCAAAGCTGAGCTGATCGGCTGCCATGGCCAGACCGTCTGGCACCGACCCCCGGCCGAAGGGGCACGAGGGGCCAGCTGGCAGATACTGCAGGCCCCACTGCTGGCCCATCG
This region includes:
- a CDS encoding TrkH family potassium uptake protein, with translation MPIGRAIERSQGWHRRLTVPQFTVVTGLLVVLTGTLLLATPLCSSSRVGLWEALFTATSAITVTGLSIIDIGTDLTTFGQAVLALMILAGGLGLMAITTFLQGFVVQGTALRRRLDRGQALDEFGVGGVGRTFRGIALTATLVILLGGVILYHFGFDDIPNRGERLWAAVFHSISAYNNAGFGLWNDSLERYRSNGVVNAVVMLLIVAGGLGWRVTSDLTTQLLRRRRSRRRLSLHSRLVLRTTLLLIVFGAGGLALTEWLNQGEIFAGMPWSERWLTALFKSVTARTAGFSTVPLSLDTVTESSLLLLMVLMFIGASPGGTGGGIKTTTVAALMAATRSTLRGREVVVIRNRSISDKVVLRAVGITVGSLLFVMAMAMLISIASNVNGKDSFTFMEMLFTCISAFATVGLDLGVTVELPRFGQAVLMVGMFVGRLGILLLVSAIWEAMTQEQLQMNRQNRVGYPSEDLYV
- a CDS encoding TrkA family potassium uptake protein; this translates as MKEWWQWSPAQGSERLGFAIIGVGRFGIAVCRELLQNGADVLAVDRSERAVDELRQLEPSVEARVVDCTDEEALREAGVLDMGTVVVAISEPIEASITATLIAKDSEGSRVRQVIARATSDLHEKMLKRVGADRVIFPSRMQGERLGLELVRPNLMERLALDEQHCIEEIKVPEPFVGRSLRDLNLRKNFRVNVLAAGPQSSLMVNPPASHVLEEGHLLVVMGLVDDLQRLPKN